In the Chitinivibrionales bacterium genome, one interval contains:
- a CDS encoding glycosyltransferase, producing the protein MKVLALARYGRLGSSSRIRIYQYLPFLKAHGLDVTVSSLLDDSYLIDLYYGKVNQIGSRIRPYLKRWAHLRKRNEFDLLWVQNELFPWIPEPLESILRGSNLPWVLDYDDAWFHRYNLQSNSLIVTLLGKKIDSLIRSADCVFVGSKYLYDYAESLRSDGLVYLPSTVDTRRYSIIKKPQGPFTIGWIGNPQTATYIGRIQPVLDQFCERTGSRIVLVGAGTYNAAPFGIVLPWNECTEVEEINSFDVGIMPLADTPWERGKCGYKLIQYMACGKPVIASMVGENTSIVDHMINGYLVESESQWYEALSFLLANPKVAKAMGALGRTKVEKKYSLNVTAPVLLKTIIDYGCRKN; encoded by the coding sequence ATGAAGGTTTTGGCCTTGGCTCGATACGGCCGCCTTGGATCAAGTAGCCGAATTCGAATATACCAGTACCTGCCATTTCTAAAGGCGCATGGGCTTGACGTTACTGTTAGTTCTCTTTTGGATGATTCTTATTTGATTGATCTATATTACGGGAAGGTAAATCAGATAGGTTCAAGGATACGCCCATATCTGAAAAGATGGGCTCATCTAAGGAAACGGAATGAGTTCGATCTACTCTGGGTGCAGAACGAACTATTCCCTTGGATTCCTGAACCACTCGAATCGATACTAAGGGGTTCTAATCTGCCTTGGGTACTCGATTACGACGATGCATGGTTCCACCGATATAACCTACAATCAAATTCTCTGATCGTAACACTTTTAGGGAAAAAGATCGATTCTCTTATTCGCTCTGCTGACTGTGTCTTTGTTGGAAGTAAATATCTATATGACTATGCGGAATCACTCCGATCGGATGGCTTGGTTTATCTTCCAAGCACTGTTGACACACGCCGTTACTCCATTATCAAAAAGCCGCAAGGACCATTTACTATTGGCTGGATTGGCAATCCTCAAACGGCGACTTACATAGGACGGATTCAGCCGGTACTAGACCAGTTTTGCGAACGAACCGGTTCCCGTATTGTCCTAGTGGGGGCGGGTACGTACAATGCAGCTCCTTTCGGGATTGTCCTCCCCTGGAATGAATGTACAGAAGTCGAGGAGATTAATTCCTTCGATGTAGGAATAATGCCCCTCGCTGACACGCCATGGGAGAGAGGAAAATGTGGCTATAAACTTATTCAGTACATGGCATGTGGCAAGCCAGTTATTGCCTCAATGGTTGGGGAAAATACTTCCATAGTGGACCATATGATAAACGGATATCTGGTTGAATCAGAAAGTCAGTGGTATGAAGCCCTATCTTTCTTGTTAGCCAATCCGAAAGTGGCTAAGGCAATGGGGGCTTTAGGTAGAACCAAAGTTGAAAAAAAGTATTCACTTAATGTAACCGCTCCCGTCCTGTTAAAGACTATTATAGATTATGGTTGTCGTAAAAACTAA
- a CDS encoding glycosyltransferase: protein MLLNYIKRNEYEIKSSNDFFKVEYVKSQPLVSVVLPTFNRESSINRAIQSVINQTYKRFELIVVDDGSTDSTENVVKKTKDQRIKYIKFSENYGAATARNEGVQQAQGDYVAFQDSDDEWMPNKLERQMSCFALAANNVGMVYTDMLRIFENGKTTVLFAPNVVKGKIMDKKELEYQAFGIGQVTAVIRKNCFDSVGYFDSSLPRFIDMEFFLRLTHQFDAIRINTPLVRCYESEGISSNKANGVKVRLRFLEKYKDSISTQFKASQYAKIAELLFSLRQYRLSVEYLFNAFQLSPGCITIWKTGCKIGYQKILGNICKAPF, encoded by the coding sequence TTGTTGTTGAACTATATAAAAAGGAATGAGTATGAGATCAAGAGTTCTAATGATTTTTTCAAGGTTGAGTACGTGAAGTCCCAACCACTAGTAAGTGTAGTGCTCCCAACATTTAATCGAGAATCTTCGATAAACCGGGCTATTCAGAGCGTTATTAATCAAACATACAAGAGGTTTGAATTGATCGTGGTAGATGATGGTTCTACAGATTCAACTGAAAATGTAGTGAAAAAAACAAAAGATCAACGAATTAAATACATTAAGTTCTCAGAAAATTATGGCGCAGCAACGGCTCGCAATGAAGGTGTGCAACAAGCGCAAGGTGATTATGTAGCATTTCAGGACAGTGATGATGAATGGATGCCAAATAAATTAGAGAGGCAAATGTCTTGTTTTGCTTTAGCAGCTAATAACGTCGGAATGGTATACACAGATATGCTACGAATATTTGAAAATGGTAAGACCACCGTATTGTTTGCTCCAAATGTAGTTAAGGGCAAAATTATGGATAAAAAAGAGCTGGAGTATCAAGCATTTGGAATCGGACAAGTAACAGCCGTTATTAGGAAGAATTGTTTTGATTCAGTAGGATACTTTGATTCATCATTACCCCGATTTATCGATATGGAATTCTTTTTGCGACTTACTCACCAATTCGATGCGATTCGGATTAACACGCCCTTGGTTAGATGCTACGAATCAGAAGGCATTAGTTCTAATAAAGCGAATGGCGTTAAGGTACGTTTGCGTTTTTTGGAAAAATACAAGGATTCGATTAGCACTCAATTTAAAGCCTCTCAGTATGCAAAAATTGCAGAACTTCTTTTTTCTCTGCGCCAGTATCGCCTATCTGTCGAGTATCTATTTAATGCGTTCCAATTGTCGCCGGGATGTATTACAATATGGAAGACTGGATGTAAGATCGGGTACCAAAAAATATTAGGCAATATCTGCAAAGCCCCTTTCTAA
- a CDS encoding glycosyltransferase, whose amino-acid sequence MLKNLHIITRLIRGGADESVLSLVMGLEEAEYEVMLLVGGDSDPVYIEQYKEHVNILQEPSLRRNIKLFCDLLSFCRIYQYIKKEKFDIVHTHTAKAGFIGRIAAKLAGVPIIIHTVHGITFHEFTPPIRRTIYLAFEKIAASITDKFIAVGRDLQNYYLRNRIGRSEQYSIIHTGMDIERFYQAGNLPVNIIKKKRLEFQISSKSIIIGKVARLDFGKGQQYLIQAAPKIINHFPDAKFIFAGEGPYRKKLETMVKDLALDDHVLFTGFRRDIEEMIAMFDIAVFTSLWEGLPRVVVQYIAVGKPVVAFDIDGVAELVKNGVNGFTVPAKDVDQLAKRIIELLDHLPNSRIMGKNGRRFIDESWGIDRMVTEIDQEYQLLLKKKHHDGSQSLYC is encoded by the coding sequence ATGTTAAAAAATCTACATATAATTACACGCCTGATTCGCGGAGGGGCGGATGAAAGTGTCCTTTCTCTTGTGATGGGTTTAGAAGAAGCCGAATATGAAGTGATGTTGCTCGTCGGTGGTGACTCTGACCCTGTTTACATCGAACAATATAAAGAACACGTTAATATTCTTCAAGAACCTTCTTTACGTCGAAATATCAAACTGTTTTGTGATCTATTATCTTTTTGCAGAATTTATCAATATATAAAAAAAGAGAAATTTGATATTGTACACACTCATACGGCAAAAGCTGGATTTATCGGTCGCATAGCTGCAAAACTGGCCGGTGTACCGATTATTATTCATACCGTGCATGGCATCACTTTTCACGAATTCACGCCTCCAATTCGAAGGACTATATATTTGGCCTTTGAAAAGATTGCCGCAAGCATCACCGACAAGTTTATTGCAGTTGGAAGGGACTTACAAAATTATTACCTTCGGAATAGAATAGGAAGATCTGAACAATATTCGATCATCCACACGGGAATGGATATTGAGCGATTTTACCAGGCGGGGAACCTCCCTGTGAACATCATTAAAAAAAAACGTCTTGAATTTCAAATCTCTTCTAAAAGCATCATTATAGGAAAAGTGGCCCGGCTAGATTTCGGAAAAGGCCAGCAATACCTTATTCAGGCCGCTCCAAAAATAATCAACCATTTTCCGGACGCTAAATTTATTTTTGCTGGTGAAGGACCCTATCGAAAGAAATTAGAAACAATGGTCAAAGATCTGGCTTTAGATGATCACGTTTTATTTACCGGTTTTCGCAGGGATATTGAAGAAATGATTGCCATGTTCGATATCGCTGTTTTCACATCTTTATGGGAGGGCCTTCCCAGGGTGGTGGTACAGTATATTGCTGTGGGAAAACCCGTTGTAGCCTTCGATATCGATGGTGTGGCAGAGTTGGTAAAAAACGGTGTAAACGGCTTTACGGTCCCGGCCAAAGATGTAGACCAATTGGCAAAGCGAATCATAGAACTGCTTGATCATTTGCCAAATTCTAGAATAATGGGGAAGAATGGACGTCGATTCATAGACGAGAGTTGGGGAATTGACAGGATGGTAACTGAAATCGATCAAGAATACCAACTGCTATTGAAAAAGAAGCATCATGATGGAAGCCAAAGCCTTTATTGCTGA
- a CDS encoding glycosyltransferase, with amino-acid sequence MTDPSLDIMIVNWNAGVQLRECLSSIQSTRKSGVDLRRVVVIDNGSMDGSADNMDEHNLPVRIIKNEKNLGFATACNQAAKSTTADYLLFLNPDTRLFSDSLITPILYLERRENSQVGILGIQLVDNKGIVGRTCVRFPDLRVFLATLFGLHRLFPKRFPGLFMTEWDHLETQEVDQVMGAFFLVRRHLFQCLGGFDERFFVYYEDLDFALRARRAGWKSIFFAEAKCFHRGGGVSQQAKVQRLFYILQSRILYVVKHFQTSTAIMIIFMTLFSEPLFRLTWSVMRCRFSELIELFSAYMLLVNWLRKYPEP; translated from the coding sequence AACCCGAAAGTCAGGGGTAGACCTTCGACGTGTGGTGGTAATAGATAACGGGTCCATGGATGGCTCAGCGGATAATATGGATGAGCATAATCTGCCTGTGAGGATTATTAAAAATGAGAAAAATTTGGGTTTCGCTACTGCCTGCAACCAAGCTGCCAAGAGCACAACTGCCGATTATCTGCTCTTTCTGAATCCGGATACTCGATTATTCTCAGACTCGCTTATCACGCCGATTCTATACTTAGAAAGACGGGAAAACAGCCAGGTCGGAATTCTTGGGATACAACTTGTCGACAATAAAGGAATCGTCGGCCGCACCTGTGTACGATTTCCTGATCTCAGAGTTTTCCTTGCGACCTTGTTCGGTCTCCATAGATTGTTCCCCAAACGCTTTCCGGGTTTATTTATGACTGAATGGGATCATCTTGAAACTCAAGAAGTAGACCAGGTCATGGGAGCATTTTTCTTGGTACGTCGTCATCTATTTCAATGCTTAGGCGGCTTTGATGAGAGATTCTTTGTCTATTACGAAGATTTGGATTTTGCACTCCGTGCCAGGAGAGCTGGATGGAAAAGTATTTTTTTTGCAGAAGCAAAATGCTTTCACCGGGGAGGAGGTGTCTCCCAACAAGCGAAAGTGCAAAGGCTTTTCTATATTCTACAAAGCAGGATTCTTTATGTTGTAAAACACTTCCAAACATCCACAGCCATAATGATCATTTTTATGACCCTTTTTTCCGAGCCTCTCTTTCGGTTAACCTGGTCTGTGATGCGATGCCGTTTTAGCGAACTCATAGAACTTTTCTCGGCTTACATGCTGTTGGTAAATTGGTTGAGGAAATATCCAGAACCCTGA